The following proteins come from a genomic window of Rutidosis leptorrhynchoides isolate AG116_Rl617_1_P2 chromosome 10, CSIRO_AGI_Rlap_v1, whole genome shotgun sequence:
- the LOC139870163 gene encoding stress-response A/B barrel domain-containing protein UP3-like has translation MSSEDQEQEQIVEHVVLFKLKPDADSTKVAAWLNGLNGLTSLGLTLHLSAGKLLRSQSPSLTFTHMLHSRYRSKEHLRQYAVHPEHVRVVTEGKSIIDDVMAVDWMSNNASVSPKPGTAMRVRFYKLIENLGEIEKTRVLEGIRNQVESIEELSFGESFTHDRAKGYTIASIAVFPDPADLDLNSDELLKEEVKDSIESVLVVDYVIPSP, from the coding sequence ATGTCGAGTGAAGATCAAGAGCAAGAGCAGATTGTTGAACATGTGGTCCTGTTCAAACTGAAACCCGATGCTGATTCTACTAAAGTCGCAGCTTGGCTGAACGGACTCAACGGTCTGACGTCACTCGGTCTCACGCTCCACCTCTCCGCCGGAAAACTCCTCCGGTCTCAGTCGCCGTCGCTCACCTTCACTCACATGCTTCACAGTCGTTACAGATCAAAGGAGCATCTCCGGCAGTACGCGGTTCATCCTGAGCACGTGCGCGTGGTTACGGAAGGTAAATCCATTATTGATGACGTCATGGCTGTTGACTGGATGTCTAATAACGCTAGTGTCTCTCCTAAGCCTGGAACGGCGATGAGAGTTAGGTTTTATAAATTAATTGAAAATTTGGGGGAAATTGAGAAAACTAGGGTTTTGGAAGGGATTAGAAATCAGGTTGAGTCAATTGAAGAGTTAAGTTTTGGCGAGAGTTTTACTCATGACAGGGCCAAGGGTTATACGATTGCTTCGATAGCCGTGTTCCCGGATCCTGCTGATTTGGATTTGAATTCCGATGAGCTGCTGAAAGAGGAAGTTAAGGATTCAATAGAAAGTGTGCTGGTTGTTGATTACGTAATTCCATCTCCTTag